One window of the Sebastes umbrosus isolate fSebUmb1 chromosome 1, fSebUmb1.pri, whole genome shotgun sequence genome contains the following:
- the LOC119493832 gene encoding cell division cycle-associated protein 7-like has protein sequence MAGVLGMNTITKKLPLPDVFAEDSENERIFYGFSDSEISTHCHQNSNLEEEDEVQPDLSPKKQTAPSKPTSGAKAFRLRVALRSTPSTQQSTDDEEEKEEEEEEKRTKKSVLKWAGKTNQAKKKKHVKFEDEETAVSLSSPCKEHGSDSAEDVSASFLSKREQNIKANKAMLAQLMADLHKMPGGEGLLKKQADKPKTKERSSRPPRSGAAGGESRKNPERASRRQTRSMAGGENPSAPKEEELELSLEDELLEVRRAPQRRGAPRPNQCKPHCIRPVEDITEDEILLVADNMTEKVYDRVTGSTCHQCRQKTVDTKTCCRSEDCRGILGQFCGPCLRNRYGEDVKKALLDPEWKCPPCRGICNCSFCRQREGRCPTGILFPLAQYHGFSDVHSYLSSLRSKLKSEDTDAEI, from the exons ATG GCAGGGGTTTTAGGGATGAACACCATCACTAAGAAGCTGCCTTTACCAGATGTTTTTGCAGAGGACTCTGAGAATGAACGAATATTTTACGGCTTTTCTGACAGTGAAATCAGCACCCACTGCCATCAG AATTCAAATTtggaagaggaagatgaagtaCAGCCTGACCTTTCCCCCAAGAAGCAGACAGCCCCATCTAAACCAACCTCTGGTGCCAAAGCCTTCAGGCTGAGGGTGGCTCTCCGCTCCACTCCCTCTACCCAACAGTCCactgatgatgaggaggagaaggaggaggaggaggaagaaaagaggacAAAAAAGAGTGTGCTGAAGTGGGCAGGAAAGACCAATCaggcaaagaagaagaaacatgtTAAATTTGAAGATGAAGAGACAGCAGTGTCTCTGTCATCTCCTTGTAAAGAGCATGGATCCGATTCAGCGGAGGATGTCTCCGCTTCTTTTCTGTCCAAGAGAGAACAGAACATCAAGGCCAACAAAGCGATG TTGGCTCAGCTGATGGCAGACCTGCATAAGATGCCGGGAGGTGAAGGGCTTCTGAAAAAACAAGCAGACAAACCAAAGACAAAAGAGAGAAGTTCT CGTCCACCACGCTCTGGTGCAGCTGGAGGAGAGTCCAGGAAGAACCCGGAGCGGGCGTCTCGCAGACAGACCCGCTCTATGGCGGGAGGTGAGAATCCTTCCGCCCCCAAGGAGGAAGAACTGGAGCTCAGCTTGGAGGATGAGCTGCTGGAG GTACGGCGAGCCCCGCAGCGCCGTGGCGCCCCACGGCCTAATCAGTGCAAGCCTCATTGCATTCGTCCCGTGGAGGACATCACAGAGGACGAGATTCTGCTGGTTGCAGACAACATGACTGAAAAAGTCTACGACAGAGTCACC ggCTCCACATGTCATCAGTGCCGTCAGAAAACTGTTGACACTAAGACGTGCTGCCGCAGCGAGGACTGTCGTGGGATTCTGGGTCAGTTCTGTGGGCCATGTCTGAGGAACAGATACGGAGAGGATGTCAAGAAGGCGCTGCTTGATCCG GAGTGGAAATGCCCTCCCTGTCGTGGCATTTGCAACTGTAGCTTCTGCCGCCAGCGTGAGGGCCGCTGCCCGACCGGCATCCTGTTCCCCCTGGCTCAGTATCACGGCTTCTCGGACGTCCACTCCTACCTCAGCAG CCTTCGCAGCAAACTGAAGAGTGAGGACACAGATGCAGAGATCTGA
- the LOC119493789 gene encoding anti-Muellerian hormone type-2 receptor-like isoform X4 produces MSLQWWMFLAMECIFICISGQSFPQRRRCAFQVTPQNNKYTTAGNVSGSVQLCENTQCCVGYFLIIDGQPEVDVLACDIAEKFCPDATCKAQTRLNGRFVVCVCNTDLCNSNITWTPELEEPRPTYSHFVEDNPPSLDDYSVSRLCSCQTTKTSEIHIVDIALQQIVGRGHFATVWQGKYQGSVVAVKVFSAGWKHQFTAEKEVYELPLMKHAGIVHFLGSGRKPDGGSWLIVLQFAECGSLHSYLCKHTTNRMLSLKLCQSLSQGLSYLHSDLHRHDVHKPPVAHRDLSSSNVLVKADGTCVLCDFGCSTILRSCSGHRRWQSHTTNGESHAQLGTLLYMPPEILEGSVNLSSSWCLMQGDIYALGLLLWEIWMRCSDLFEGGAAPQHLLPYESELGANVTRDSLVQYVFHMDKRPSIPKHWELLPQGSVLTELLTDCWDCDADARLTAQCVVDRLVSLQSCYSP; encoded by the exons ATGAGCCTGCAGTGGTGGATGTTTTTGGCTATGG AATGCATCTTTATATGCATCTCCGGCCAGTCTTTTCCTCAAAGGAGACGGTGTGCTTTCCAAGTGACTCCTCAGAACAACAAATACACAACTGCTGGCAATGTGAGCGGGTCGGTGCAGCTCTGTGAGAACACCCAATGCTGTGTGGGCTATTTTCTTATCATCGATGGCCAGCCGGAGGTTGACGTTCTCG CTTGTGATATCGCTGAAAAGTTTTGCCCGGATGCAACCTGCAAGGCACAAACACGCCTCAACGGGCGCTTCGTTGTGTGCGTGTGCAACACAGACCTCTGCAATAGCAACATCACTTGGACCCCAGAGTTGGAAGAGCCTCGACCCACCTACTCTCATTTTGTAG AGGATAATCCACCCTCCCTTGATGATTACAGTGTCTCACGACTGTGTTCCtgccaaacaacaaaaacctcTGAGATCCACATTGTTGACATTGCGCTACAGCAG ATTGTGGGCCGTGGGCATTTTGCAACTGTTTGGCAGGGGAAATACCAGGGATCTGTGGTGGCCGTGAAAGTTTTCTCTGCAGGCTGGAAACATCAATTTACTGCAGAGAAGGAGGTCTATGAGCTACCACTGATGAAGCATGCTGGGATTGTCCACTTCCTGGGCTCTGGGAGGAAACCGGATGGAGGCAGCTGGCTCATTGTCCTGCAATTTGCTGAATGT GGTTCTCTCCACTCCTATCTGTGTAAACACACCACCAACAGGATGTTGTCACTGAAGTTGTGCCAGTCTTTATCGCAGGGACTTTCCTATCTCCACTCTGACCTTCACAGGCATG ATGTGCATAAACCTCCTGTGGCCCACAGAGACTTGAGTAGCTCCAACGTTCTCGTGAAAGCAGATGGTACCTGTGTCCTGTGTGATTTTGGATGCTCAACCATCCTGCGATCTTGTTCAGGGCATCGCCGTTGGCAGAGCCACACAACAAACGGGGAG AGTCATGCTCAGTTGGGCACGCTGCTCTACATGCCCCCTGAGATCCTGGAAGGCTCTGTAAACCTGAGCAGCAGCTGGTGTCTCATGCAGGGGGACATCTATGCTTTGGGACTGCTGCTGTGGGAGATCTGGATGCGCTGCTCTGatttatttgaag GCGGTGCTGCTCCACAGCATCTGTTGCCTTATGAATCCGAGTTGGGAGCAAATGTAACACGGGACAGCCTGGTCCAGTACGTGTTCCACATGGACAAGAGACCCTCCATACCTAAACACTGGGAACTGCTACCACAG GGATCTGTGTTGACGGAGCTCCTGACAGATTGTTGGGACTGTGACGCGGATGCTCGGCTGACCGCTCAGTGTGTTGTGGACAGATTAGTCTCTCTTCAGTCTTGTTACTCTCCATGA
- the LOC119493789 gene encoding bone morphogenetic protein receptor type-2-like isoform X6, producing MASRRLTFSLVISLKSFARMQPARHKHASTGASLCACATQTSAIATSLGPQSWKSLDPPTLIFPVLPVDRCSQMDKPIYKENVSRLCSCQTTKTSEIHIVDIALQQIVGRGHFATVWQGKYQGSVVAVKVFSAGWKHQFTAEKEVYELPLMKHAGIVHFLGSGRKPDGGSWLIVLQFAECGSLHSYLCKHTTNRMLSLKLCQSLSQGLSYLHSDLHRHDVHKPPVAHRDLSSSNVLVKADGTCVLCDFGCSTILRSCSGHRRWQSHTTNGESHAQLGTLLYMPPEILEGSVNLSSSWCLMQGDIYALGLLLWEIWMRCSDLFEGGAAPQHLLPYESELGANVTRDSLVQYVFHMDKRPSIPKHWELLPQGSVLTELLTDCWDCDADARLTAQCVVDRLVSLQSCYSP from the exons ATGGCCAGCCGGAGGTTGACGTTCTCG CTTGTGATATCGCTGAAAAGTTTTGCCCGGATGCAACCTGCAAGGCACAAACACGCCTCAACGGGCGCTTCGTTGTGTGCGTGTGCAACACAGACCTCTGCAATAGCAACATCACTTGGACCCCAGAGTTGGAAGAGCCTCGACCCACCTACTCTCATTTT TCCTGTGCTTCCTGTTGATCGCTGCAGCCAAATGGACAAGCCAATTTACAAAGAAAA TGTCTCACGACTGTGTTCCtgccaaacaacaaaaacctcTGAGATCCACATTGTTGACATTGCGCTACAGCAG ATTGTGGGCCGTGGGCATTTTGCAACTGTTTGGCAGGGGAAATACCAGGGATCTGTGGTGGCCGTGAAAGTTTTCTCTGCAGGCTGGAAACATCAATTTACTGCAGAGAAGGAGGTCTATGAGCTACCACTGATGAAGCATGCTGGGATTGTCCACTTCCTGGGCTCTGGGAGGAAACCGGATGGAGGCAGCTGGCTCATTGTCCTGCAATTTGCTGAATGT GGTTCTCTCCACTCCTATCTGTGTAAACACACCACCAACAGGATGTTGTCACTGAAGTTGTGCCAGTCTTTATCGCAGGGACTTTCCTATCTCCACTCTGACCTTCACAGGCATG ATGTGCATAAACCTCCTGTGGCCCACAGAGACTTGAGTAGCTCCAACGTTCTCGTGAAAGCAGATGGTACCTGTGTCCTGTGTGATTTTGGATGCTCAACCATCCTGCGATCTTGTTCAGGGCATCGCCGTTGGCAGAGCCACACAACAAACGGGGAG AGTCATGCTCAGTTGGGCACGCTGCTCTACATGCCCCCTGAGATCCTGGAAGGCTCTGTAAACCTGAGCAGCAGCTGGTGTCTCATGCAGGGGGACATCTATGCTTTGGGACTGCTGCTGTGGGAGATCTGGATGCGCTGCTCTGatttatttgaag GCGGTGCTGCTCCACAGCATCTGTTGCCTTATGAATCCGAGTTGGGAGCAAATGTAACACGGGACAGCCTGGTCCAGTACGTGTTCCACATGGACAAGAGACCCTCCATACCTAAACACTGGGAACTGCTACCACAG GGATCTGTGTTGACGGAGCTCCTGACAGATTGTTGGGACTGTGACGCGGATGCTCGGCTGACCGCTCAGTGTGTTGTGGACAGATTAGTCTCTCTTCAGTCTTGTTACTCTCCATGA
- the LOC119493789 gene encoding anti-Muellerian hormone type-2 receptor-like isoform X3: protein MSLQWWMFLAMECIFICISGQSFPQRRRCAFQVTPQNNKYTTAGNVSGSVQLCENTQCCVGYFLIIDGQPEVDVLACDIAEKFCPDATCKAQTRLNGRFVVCVCNTDLCNSNITWTPELEEPRPTYSHFVAKWTSQFTKKKDNPPSLDDYSVSRLCSCQTTKTSEIHIVDIALQQIVGRGHFATVWQGKYQGSVVAVKVFSAGWKHQFTAEKEVYELPLMKHAGIVHFLGSGRKPDGGSWLIVLQFAECGSLHSYLCKHTTNRMLSLKLCQSLSQGLSYLHSDLHRHDVHKPPVAHRDLSSSNVLVKADGTCVLCDFGCSTILRSCSGHRRWQSHTTNGESHAQLGTLLYMPPEILEGSVNLSSSWCLMQGDIYALGLLLWEIWMRCSDLFEGGAAPQHLLPYESELGANVTRDSLVQYVFHMDKRPSIPKHWELLPQGSVLTELLTDCWDCDADARLTAQCVVDRLVSLQSCYSP, encoded by the exons ATGAGCCTGCAGTGGTGGATGTTTTTGGCTATGG AATGCATCTTTATATGCATCTCCGGCCAGTCTTTTCCTCAAAGGAGACGGTGTGCTTTCCAAGTGACTCCTCAGAACAACAAATACACAACTGCTGGCAATGTGAGCGGGTCGGTGCAGCTCTGTGAGAACACCCAATGCTGTGTGGGCTATTTTCTTATCATCGATGGCCAGCCGGAGGTTGACGTTCTCG CTTGTGATATCGCTGAAAAGTTTTGCCCGGATGCAACCTGCAAGGCACAAACACGCCTCAACGGGCGCTTCGTTGTGTGCGTGTGCAACACAGACCTCTGCAATAGCAACATCACTTGGACCCCAGAGTTGGAAGAGCCTCGACCCACCTACTCTCATTTTGTAG CCAAATGGACAAGCCAATTTACAAAGAAAA AGGATAATCCACCCTCCCTTGATGATTACAGTGTCTCACGACTGTGTTCCtgccaaacaacaaaaacctcTGAGATCCACATTGTTGACATTGCGCTACAGCAG ATTGTGGGCCGTGGGCATTTTGCAACTGTTTGGCAGGGGAAATACCAGGGATCTGTGGTGGCCGTGAAAGTTTTCTCTGCAGGCTGGAAACATCAATTTACTGCAGAGAAGGAGGTCTATGAGCTACCACTGATGAAGCATGCTGGGATTGTCCACTTCCTGGGCTCTGGGAGGAAACCGGATGGAGGCAGCTGGCTCATTGTCCTGCAATTTGCTGAATGT GGTTCTCTCCACTCCTATCTGTGTAAACACACCACCAACAGGATGTTGTCACTGAAGTTGTGCCAGTCTTTATCGCAGGGACTTTCCTATCTCCACTCTGACCTTCACAGGCATG ATGTGCATAAACCTCCTGTGGCCCACAGAGACTTGAGTAGCTCCAACGTTCTCGTGAAAGCAGATGGTACCTGTGTCCTGTGTGATTTTGGATGCTCAACCATCCTGCGATCTTGTTCAGGGCATCGCCGTTGGCAGAGCCACACAACAAACGGGGAG AGTCATGCTCAGTTGGGCACGCTGCTCTACATGCCCCCTGAGATCCTGGAAGGCTCTGTAAACCTGAGCAGCAGCTGGTGTCTCATGCAGGGGGACATCTATGCTTTGGGACTGCTGCTGTGGGAGATCTGGATGCGCTGCTCTGatttatttgaag GCGGTGCTGCTCCACAGCATCTGTTGCCTTATGAATCCGAGTTGGGAGCAAATGTAACACGGGACAGCCTGGTCCAGTACGTGTTCCACATGGACAAGAGACCCTCCATACCTAAACACTGGGAACTGCTACCACAG GGATCTGTGTTGACGGAGCTCCTGACAGATTGTTGGGACTGTGACGCGGATGCTCGGCTGACCGCTCAGTGTGTTGTGGACAGATTAGTCTCTCTTCAGTCTTGTTACTCTCCATGA
- the LOC119493789 gene encoding bone morphogenetic protein receptor type-2-like isoform X5 produces MASRRLTFSLVISLKSFARMQPARHKHASTGASLCACATQTSAIATSLGPQSWKSLDPPTLIFCRNHSDFASPVLPVDRCSQMDKPIYKENVSRLCSCQTTKTSEIHIVDIALQQIVGRGHFATVWQGKYQGSVVAVKVFSAGWKHQFTAEKEVYELPLMKHAGIVHFLGSGRKPDGGSWLIVLQFAECGSLHSYLCKHTTNRMLSLKLCQSLSQGLSYLHSDLHRHDVHKPPVAHRDLSSSNVLVKADGTCVLCDFGCSTILRSCSGHRRWQSHTTNGESHAQLGTLLYMPPEILEGSVNLSSSWCLMQGDIYALGLLLWEIWMRCSDLFEGGAAPQHLLPYESELGANVTRDSLVQYVFHMDKRPSIPKHWELLPQGSVLTELLTDCWDCDADARLTAQCVVDRLVSLQSCYSP; encoded by the exons ATGGCCAGCCGGAGGTTGACGTTCTCG CTTGTGATATCGCTGAAAAGTTTTGCCCGGATGCAACCTGCAAGGCACAAACACGCCTCAACGGGCGCTTCGTTGTGTGCGTGTGCAACACAGACCTCTGCAATAGCAACATCACTTGGACCCCAGAGTTGGAAGAGCCTCGACCCACCTACTCTCATTTT CTGCCGTAATCATTCTGACTTTGCTAGTCCTGTGCTTCCTGTTGATCGCTGCAGCCAAATGGACAAGCCAATTTACAAAGAAAA TGTCTCACGACTGTGTTCCtgccaaacaacaaaaacctcTGAGATCCACATTGTTGACATTGCGCTACAGCAG ATTGTGGGCCGTGGGCATTTTGCAACTGTTTGGCAGGGGAAATACCAGGGATCTGTGGTGGCCGTGAAAGTTTTCTCTGCAGGCTGGAAACATCAATTTACTGCAGAGAAGGAGGTCTATGAGCTACCACTGATGAAGCATGCTGGGATTGTCCACTTCCTGGGCTCTGGGAGGAAACCGGATGGAGGCAGCTGGCTCATTGTCCTGCAATTTGCTGAATGT GGTTCTCTCCACTCCTATCTGTGTAAACACACCACCAACAGGATGTTGTCACTGAAGTTGTGCCAGTCTTTATCGCAGGGACTTTCCTATCTCCACTCTGACCTTCACAGGCATG ATGTGCATAAACCTCCTGTGGCCCACAGAGACTTGAGTAGCTCCAACGTTCTCGTGAAAGCAGATGGTACCTGTGTCCTGTGTGATTTTGGATGCTCAACCATCCTGCGATCTTGTTCAGGGCATCGCCGTTGGCAGAGCCACACAACAAACGGGGAG AGTCATGCTCAGTTGGGCACGCTGCTCTACATGCCCCCTGAGATCCTGGAAGGCTCTGTAAACCTGAGCAGCAGCTGGTGTCTCATGCAGGGGGACATCTATGCTTTGGGACTGCTGCTGTGGGAGATCTGGATGCGCTGCTCTGatttatttgaag GCGGTGCTGCTCCACAGCATCTGTTGCCTTATGAATCCGAGTTGGGAGCAAATGTAACACGGGACAGCCTGGTCCAGTACGTGTTCCACATGGACAAGAGACCCTCCATACCTAAACACTGGGAACTGCTACCACAG GGATCTGTGTTGACGGAGCTCCTGACAGATTGTTGGGACTGTGACGCGGATGCTCGGCTGACCGCTCAGTGTGTTGTGGACAGATTAGTCTCTCTTCAGTCTTGTTACTCTCCATGA
- the LOC119493789 gene encoding anti-Muellerian hormone type-2 receptor-like isoform X2, translating to MSLQWWMFLAMECIFICISGQSFPQRRRCAFQVTPQNNKYTTAGNVSGSVQLCENTQCCVGYFLIIDGQPEVDVLACDIAEKFCPDATCKAQTRLNGRFVVCVCNTDLCNSNITWTPELEEPRPTYSHFVVLCFLLIAAAKWTSQFTKKKDNPPSLDDYSVSRLCSCQTTKTSEIHIVDIALQQIVGRGHFATVWQGKYQGSVVAVKVFSAGWKHQFTAEKEVYELPLMKHAGIVHFLGSGRKPDGGSWLIVLQFAECGSLHSYLCKHTTNRMLSLKLCQSLSQGLSYLHSDLHRHDVHKPPVAHRDLSSSNVLVKADGTCVLCDFGCSTILRSCSGHRRWQSHTTNGESHAQLGTLLYMPPEILEGSVNLSSSWCLMQGDIYALGLLLWEIWMRCSDLFEGGAAPQHLLPYESELGANVTRDSLVQYVFHMDKRPSIPKHWELLPQGSVLTELLTDCWDCDADARLTAQCVVDRLVSLQSCYSP from the exons ATGAGCCTGCAGTGGTGGATGTTTTTGGCTATGG AATGCATCTTTATATGCATCTCCGGCCAGTCTTTTCCTCAAAGGAGACGGTGTGCTTTCCAAGTGACTCCTCAGAACAACAAATACACAACTGCTGGCAATGTGAGCGGGTCGGTGCAGCTCTGTGAGAACACCCAATGCTGTGTGGGCTATTTTCTTATCATCGATGGCCAGCCGGAGGTTGACGTTCTCG CTTGTGATATCGCTGAAAAGTTTTGCCCGGATGCAACCTGCAAGGCACAAACACGCCTCAACGGGCGCTTCGTTGTGTGCGTGTGCAACACAGACCTCTGCAATAGCAACATCACTTGGACCCCAGAGTTGGAAGAGCCTCGACCCACCTACTCTCATTTTGTAG TCCTGTGCTTCCTGTTGATCGCTGCAGCCAAATGGACAAGCCAATTTACAAAGAAAA AGGATAATCCACCCTCCCTTGATGATTACAGTGTCTCACGACTGTGTTCCtgccaaacaacaaaaacctcTGAGATCCACATTGTTGACATTGCGCTACAGCAG ATTGTGGGCCGTGGGCATTTTGCAACTGTTTGGCAGGGGAAATACCAGGGATCTGTGGTGGCCGTGAAAGTTTTCTCTGCAGGCTGGAAACATCAATTTACTGCAGAGAAGGAGGTCTATGAGCTACCACTGATGAAGCATGCTGGGATTGTCCACTTCCTGGGCTCTGGGAGGAAACCGGATGGAGGCAGCTGGCTCATTGTCCTGCAATTTGCTGAATGT GGTTCTCTCCACTCCTATCTGTGTAAACACACCACCAACAGGATGTTGTCACTGAAGTTGTGCCAGTCTTTATCGCAGGGACTTTCCTATCTCCACTCTGACCTTCACAGGCATG ATGTGCATAAACCTCCTGTGGCCCACAGAGACTTGAGTAGCTCCAACGTTCTCGTGAAAGCAGATGGTACCTGTGTCCTGTGTGATTTTGGATGCTCAACCATCCTGCGATCTTGTTCAGGGCATCGCCGTTGGCAGAGCCACACAACAAACGGGGAG AGTCATGCTCAGTTGGGCACGCTGCTCTACATGCCCCCTGAGATCCTGGAAGGCTCTGTAAACCTGAGCAGCAGCTGGTGTCTCATGCAGGGGGACATCTATGCTTTGGGACTGCTGCTGTGGGAGATCTGGATGCGCTGCTCTGatttatttgaag GCGGTGCTGCTCCACAGCATCTGTTGCCTTATGAATCCGAGTTGGGAGCAAATGTAACACGGGACAGCCTGGTCCAGTACGTGTTCCACATGGACAAGAGACCCTCCATACCTAAACACTGGGAACTGCTACCACAG GGATCTGTGTTGACGGAGCTCCTGACAGATTGTTGGGACTGTGACGCGGATGCTCGGCTGACCGCTCAGTGTGTTGTGGACAGATTAGTCTCTCTTCAGTCTTGTTACTCTCCATGA
- the LOC119493789 gene encoding anti-Muellerian hormone type-2 receptor-like isoform X1 has product MSLQWWMFLAMECIFICISGQSFPQRRRCAFQVTPQNNKYTTAGNVSGSVQLCENTQCCVGYFLIIDGQPEVDVLACDIAEKFCPDATCKAQTRLNGRFVVCVCNTDLCNSNITWTPELEEPRPTYSHFVAAVIILTLLVLCFLLIAAAKWTSQFTKKKDNPPSLDDYSVSRLCSCQTTKTSEIHIVDIALQQIVGRGHFATVWQGKYQGSVVAVKVFSAGWKHQFTAEKEVYELPLMKHAGIVHFLGSGRKPDGGSWLIVLQFAECGSLHSYLCKHTTNRMLSLKLCQSLSQGLSYLHSDLHRHDVHKPPVAHRDLSSSNVLVKADGTCVLCDFGCSTILRSCSGHRRWQSHTTNGESHAQLGTLLYMPPEILEGSVNLSSSWCLMQGDIYALGLLLWEIWMRCSDLFEGGAAPQHLLPYESELGANVTRDSLVQYVFHMDKRPSIPKHWELLPQGSVLTELLTDCWDCDADARLTAQCVVDRLVSLQSCYSP; this is encoded by the exons ATGAGCCTGCAGTGGTGGATGTTTTTGGCTATGG AATGCATCTTTATATGCATCTCCGGCCAGTCTTTTCCTCAAAGGAGACGGTGTGCTTTCCAAGTGACTCCTCAGAACAACAAATACACAACTGCTGGCAATGTGAGCGGGTCGGTGCAGCTCTGTGAGAACACCCAATGCTGTGTGGGCTATTTTCTTATCATCGATGGCCAGCCGGAGGTTGACGTTCTCG CTTGTGATATCGCTGAAAAGTTTTGCCCGGATGCAACCTGCAAGGCACAAACACGCCTCAACGGGCGCTTCGTTGTGTGCGTGTGCAACACAGACCTCTGCAATAGCAACATCACTTGGACCCCAGAGTTGGAAGAGCCTCGACCCACCTACTCTCATTTTGTAG CTGCCGTAATCATTCTGACTTTGCTAGTCCTGTGCTTCCTGTTGATCGCTGCAGCCAAATGGACAAGCCAATTTACAAAGAAAA AGGATAATCCACCCTCCCTTGATGATTACAGTGTCTCACGACTGTGTTCCtgccaaacaacaaaaacctcTGAGATCCACATTGTTGACATTGCGCTACAGCAG ATTGTGGGCCGTGGGCATTTTGCAACTGTTTGGCAGGGGAAATACCAGGGATCTGTGGTGGCCGTGAAAGTTTTCTCTGCAGGCTGGAAACATCAATTTACTGCAGAGAAGGAGGTCTATGAGCTACCACTGATGAAGCATGCTGGGATTGTCCACTTCCTGGGCTCTGGGAGGAAACCGGATGGAGGCAGCTGGCTCATTGTCCTGCAATTTGCTGAATGT GGTTCTCTCCACTCCTATCTGTGTAAACACACCACCAACAGGATGTTGTCACTGAAGTTGTGCCAGTCTTTATCGCAGGGACTTTCCTATCTCCACTCTGACCTTCACAGGCATG ATGTGCATAAACCTCCTGTGGCCCACAGAGACTTGAGTAGCTCCAACGTTCTCGTGAAAGCAGATGGTACCTGTGTCCTGTGTGATTTTGGATGCTCAACCATCCTGCGATCTTGTTCAGGGCATCGCCGTTGGCAGAGCCACACAACAAACGGGGAG AGTCATGCTCAGTTGGGCACGCTGCTCTACATGCCCCCTGAGATCCTGGAAGGCTCTGTAAACCTGAGCAGCAGCTGGTGTCTCATGCAGGGGGACATCTATGCTTTGGGACTGCTGCTGTGGGAGATCTGGATGCGCTGCTCTGatttatttgaag GCGGTGCTGCTCCACAGCATCTGTTGCCTTATGAATCCGAGTTGGGAGCAAATGTAACACGGGACAGCCTGGTCCAGTACGTGTTCCACATGGACAAGAGACCCTCCATACCTAAACACTGGGAACTGCTACCACAG GGATCTGTGTTGACGGAGCTCCTGACAGATTGTTGGGACTGTGACGCGGATGCTCGGCTGACCGCTCAGTGTGTTGTGGACAGATTAGTCTCTCTTCAGTCTTGTTACTCTCCATGA